TGTATTTTTTCTGCAGATAAATTCCAGTTTATTTTACACGTGTCTTTAAATATTTTTGGTGCATGTTTTATATTTGCATCTGTATTTTGTTTGATGCTTTTTACTTCCTTATTTTCTATTGCAGTAACTGTATTTAAAACTAAGATAGCTCCGCTATTCATGAGCTTGTCGTGTAATTCACCTGCTGTTTCGTTTTCACCAATTGTTGTTTTTTCTTGTTGTATTATATCTCCGGTATCAATTTCGTGTTTTAAAAAGAACGTAGTTACTCCACTTTCTTTTTCGCCATTTATGATCGCCCAATTAATTGGAGCGGCACCTCTGTATTGTGGCAATAAAGATGCGTGTAGATTAAATGTGCCTAATGGCGGCATGTTCCAGACTATTTCCGGTAACATTCTAAAAGCAACAACAATTTGCAAATCGGCTCTTAGCGCTTTTAGTTCTTCAATGAAATCTTCATTTTTTAGATTGGTTGGTTGAAGAATTTTTAGGTTGTTCGCTAGAGCATATTTTTTTACTTCAGATTCTTGTAGCTGTAGCCCTCTGCCGGCAGGTCTGTCGGGAGCGGTGATTACAGCAACAATATTTTTTTTCGCTTCAACAAGTTTTTTTAATGGAGCAACTGCAAATTCCGGAGTGCCCATATATATAATACGTAATGACATGTTTGTGTTTTAGGATATTGTAAAATAAGTATTATTTAGATTCTATATTATTGTTATTTATAAAATTGTAAGTTTGGGTTTACTACAATTGCTTTGTCATGCACAAAAATAAGTCCCTCAAAATAATATCAGGTCCATTAGCAGCAATTATCGTATGGTTGTTTTTCGATTTAGATGCTACTAATGTAAATGTAACACTAATGGCTGGCATTGCTTTGTGGATTAGTATTTGGTGGCTTACAGAAGCAATTCATTTGTCCGTTACTGCACTAATTCCATTATTGTTGATTCCTATGTTGGGATTAGCCGATGTGCGTATAATAGCTTCTCAGTATATGGATTCTATTATCTTTCTTTTTATAGGTGGATTTATTCTTGCTATTGCAATTGAAAAGTGGGGATTGCATAATTATTTTGCACG
This region of Bacteroidota bacterium genomic DNA includes:
- a CDS encoding methionyl-tRNA formyltransferase, whose product is MSLRIIYMGTPEFAVAPLKKLVEAKKNIVAVITAPDRPAGRGLQLQESEVKKYALANNLKILQPTNLKNEDFIEELKALRADLQIVVAFRMLPEIVWNMPPLGTFNLHASLLPQYRGAAPINWAIINGEKESGVTTFFLKHEIDTGDIIQQEKTTIGENETAGELHDKLMNSGAILVLNTVTAIENKEVKSIKQNTDANIKHAPKIFKDTCKINWNLSAEKIHNLVRGLSPYPAAYTELSINDKITSIKIFKTEKNSSPNTLKPGQIATDGKTFINIGTSDGIIQITELQMAGKKRMATHEFLRGFQLSPNSYFIS